From the Palaemon carinicauda isolate YSFRI2023 chromosome 42, ASM3689809v2, whole genome shotgun sequence genome, one window contains:
- the LOC137632734 gene encoding uncharacterized protein isoform X1 has product MSTCNIGVKKVFFCVLLALCLMQPSSGYTIECLSVDFDCGDIPQTLASVCRVYKPFVPFNQPFITKRRRSVSNSTQLPIESSSPFFHPRATHLRKAKADEGCVMALEMPREIRDMFLSQEEANAMLHSSRRLRREGERRTVRDECCSNTSFRACTFEEVAEYCAEVKPGALTCDRP; this is encoded by the exons ATGTCAACCTGTAATATCGGAGTCAAG AAGGTGTTCTTTTGTGTTTTGTTGGCGTTATGCTTGATGCAGCCTTCTTCCGGCTACACCATTGAATGTCTTTCTGTTGACTTTGATTGTGGCGATATTCCGCAAACCCTTGCATCAGTTTGCAGGGTATACAAACCATTCGTCCCCTTCAATCAACCCTTCATTACCAAAA GGCGGCGTTCTGTGAGCAACTCCACCCAACTTCCAATTGAGTCTTCCTCGCCCTTCTTCCACCCACGAGCCACCCACCTGAGGAAGGCAAAGGCGGACGAAGGCTGTGTCATGGCGTTGGAG ATGCCAAGGGAGATTCGAGACATGTTCTTAAGTCAGGAGGAAGCAAACGCAATGCTTCACTCGAGTCGCAGACTCCGACGGGAGGGGGAGAGAAGGACGGTGAGGGACGAGTGTTGTAGCAACACTTCCTTCAGGGCATGCACCTTCGAGGAAGTTGCCGAGTATTGTGCTGAAGTG AAACCCGGAGCCCTGACCTGCGACAGACCCTAA
- the LOC137632734 gene encoding uncharacterized protein isoform X2 produces MSTCNIGVKVFFCVLLALCLMQPSSGYTIECLSVDFDCGDIPQTLASVCRVYKPFVPFNQPFITKRRRSVSNSTQLPIESSSPFFHPRATHLRKAKADEGCVMALEMPREIRDMFLSQEEANAMLHSSRRLRREGERRTVRDECCSNTSFRACTFEEVAEYCAEVKPGALTCDRP; encoded by the exons ATGTCAACCTGTAATATCGGAGTCAAG GTGTTCTTTTGTGTTTTGTTGGCGTTATGCTTGATGCAGCCTTCTTCCGGCTACACCATTGAATGTCTTTCTGTTGACTTTGATTGTGGCGATATTCCGCAAACCCTTGCATCAGTTTGCAGGGTATACAAACCATTCGTCCCCTTCAATCAACCCTTCATTACCAAAA GGCGGCGTTCTGTGAGCAACTCCACCCAACTTCCAATTGAGTCTTCCTCGCCCTTCTTCCACCCACGAGCCACCCACCTGAGGAAGGCAAAGGCGGACGAAGGCTGTGTCATGGCGTTGGAG ATGCCAAGGGAGATTCGAGACATGTTCTTAAGTCAGGAGGAAGCAAACGCAATGCTTCACTCGAGTCGCAGACTCCGACGGGAGGGGGAGAGAAGGACGGTGAGGGACGAGTGTTGTAGCAACACTTCCTTCAGGGCATGCACCTTCGAGGAAGTTGCCGAGTATTGTGCTGAAGTG AAACCCGGAGCCCTGACCTGCGACAGACCCTAA
- the LOC137633060 gene encoding uncharacterized protein codes for MTVAYIRNRCFSDHLKQTPFFALTGIRPDLSNMRVFGSDQKLDDRCSKGIFVGYDKGSPAYLVYFPETGKVMRHRLVKFVLNKQEKESQTLNESDDIFDDVVPNEELDREPLDKGQNVQVVEQHHLGILEINEGTKEEKGETLRYPV; via the coding sequence ATGACAGTTGCTTATATTCGCAATAGGTGCTTTAGTGATCATTTAAAACAAACTCCTTTCTTTGCCTTGACAGGAATAAGGCCTGATTTGTCAAACATGAGGGTATTTGGATCAGATCAGAAATTAGATGATAGATGCTCAAAAGGAATATTTGTAGGATACGACAAGGGTAGCCCAGCTTATCTAGTATATTTTCCTGAAACCGGTAAAGTCATGAGACATAGACTTGTAAAATTTGTGTTAAACAAACAGGAGAAAGAAAGCCAAACTCTTAATGAGTCTGATGAtatttttgatgacgtagttcctAATGAGGAACTTGATAGGGAACCACTAGATAAAGGCCAAAATGTTCAGGTAGTTGAGCAACACCACCTTGGTATTTTGGAAATAAATGAGGGAACAAAAGAGGAAAAGGGTGAAACACTTAGATATCCTGTTTGA